TTTATGTGATCAGTGTCAGTTGTATTTGAAAATATACATGTGCAATAGAGTTTTGTTTGCGCACTAGAAGTAGTTTGCTTCACAAAATGTGTTCcagtgtatgtatttataatatataaatgatatatgTTTTATGATCAGTGTCAGTTGTATTTGAAAATATACATGTGCAGCAGAGTTTTGATTGTGCACTGGAAGTAGTTTACTTCACAAAATGTGTCCAGGTgaatgtatgtatttataatatacatgtgcataatttacatatttgatagTTCTATTTGTGCACTGGAATTTAAGTATTTCACTTCACATACGTTTCAAtgtttatgtatgtatttataatatacatatgcattataatacttttaaaaaaaaatatttaagctttattttttttccaatatgcaggacatatatttcctttggcttATGGTGTACTGgactctgaaaatgatgcatcttggaggtggttttttgagaatttgaaggaaGCACACGGTGAAAGAAAAGATATGAATGTCATTTCTGATCGTAATGCAAGCATCATAAAAGTTGTCAGTGACGTGTATTATGAGgtaccacattatgcatgtatgtgacaTCTATGGggaaatgtgaaatttttttttcaaaaatcacaTGATGCATTATCAGATGTCTTCTATACTATGGCAAAATCATATTTGAAGAGTGAATTTCACATGTTAATGGAGAAAGTGGAGGCAGTTGATGCTAGAGTGAAGAATTACTTGGAATTGGCAGGTTACGATAAGTGGGCTAGATCGTATGGATCCTTTCATAGAGGatggactttgacttcaaacattgcCGAGTCCATTAATGTTGCGCTGGTTTCAACTAGAGAACTACCAATATATAATTTTCTGGAGGAAGTTAGATTGATGTTTGGAAGATGGAACTGTGAAAACAGACAACAGGCGTTGTATACTTTTACGGATCTTATTggtaaatttcaagaaattcttcaacagaatGAAGCGGAGTGTACACGTATGAAGGTATGATGAATTTTTGTAatcatttttatatatgtaatagtattttcattttttatatgaactatatttctttttcatataataaaataagaaaaatatattctgtaaaacaaatacatatgcagtaaagAAATACATATTTTGCTGACTTGCAATATACATACattgagatgattttttttttaataattagttttttttttaataattttaggtTATACCTGCATCAGAGTACATCTATACAGTCCACGACAAGGAGAAACATTTTATTGTTTGTCTTAATGAAAAAAAATGTTCTTGCAATGCATTTCAATTGGATGAGATATCGTGTGTTCATGCTTGTACAGTTCTTGATAGCAAGAATTTCAAGAAGGGGCCATATTGCTCTGATCTATACAAGCCAAAAAACGTCCTGAGAACATATGATCTTTCAATTTATCCACTACCACACAAAGATGATTGGGTGATTCCAAAGAAAATTATGGATGAGATTGTTCTGCCGCCGAAATACAAGCGACCCCCTGGAAGACCTCCGAAGAAGGACCGTGGAAAATCCAGAcgagatatgtttggaaagaagagcAAAAATTGTCGTAGTTCATGTGGTTTAAaaggtcacaataggcgttcatgtaggaaatacaacaaatgataacTTGATTGACGTATTAAGTGAATAAACAACTgaagatttttttcatttatgaaaaatatatgtgattttcaattttgataaatattttctatattATTGTAATTGTAATTGTTAAATTGGTGATATTATATGTAAGATACGTTAAGATAACATAAATCTGGAAAATGCATATTATACTTTTTAAGTACGTATGAacatttataaaaattaataataagtttacttattattcatatatatatataaaggattgatgatatgaattattcctaaataaatacaaaaaattaaatatatatgtagaaCACAAATATATACGTAGAACCACTATTAACTGTAACATAACAATCAAGAACCAATAGTATATATTTGTACATTAAAAGCTACTGagtgaaaataagaaatatatgtagaacacaaatatatatatatagccaatATTAAACTGTAGCATAACAACcaacaaaacatcaaatttcattaacttaaaagttactgatttaaaataagaaatattcaACTACGTGTTTTTCCAACTGATGTTAAATAATGTAAACTacagcaaaataaaaataaacatcaaATTTCATGAACTTCAGTGTCTTCTGTTAAACCAATTTCACGAGGAGGTCTCATTGgcgcttcatcatcactttgtgcattctcttcttctttcttcaaatCATAATTCCACAAAATAGAAGCATATCTCGTACGAATCAGATCTGGATCAAAATCAACAGGTGAAACAATATCTCCAAAGGTGAGACACTCGGCATATGTCACCATATATAAACCACAATCcctgcaaatacatatataaagaaataagaatctgttatataaaaataatatatatatatatatatatatatatatatatatatatatacaattgatATGTATATGAATACTTACAAACTGCCACttggttgttgaggcaaatcctccaccacataaacatcaaatataTCCATCTTGTCATAGGATTTGTAATTTGGATGAGTAGCAATATCAATACCCTTATTCTCGTAAATTTTACCTGCAACGAGACATATAGGTATAACCTCAGCTAACTTTTCAACTTCAGCAAGTACCCCAGTATCATGACCAGCAGACGACAGAGAATCATATACATAAATGCATCTATCATTAAAAGATATAACCGCAAGAACCCAGTGATGTTTAGCCTTAACGTTGATAGGAATGAAAATATGATCAACCGTATGCCAAGGAACTGTAGCATGCATGCGGAATCCATTTATGTACTCATTCAAATGGTATTTCTTTCCACCAGCATCAAGAGAATCATCATCAATTCTATACACAGCTAGCACACTATTTATAATATTCATGAAATTACAGTCTACAGTGTTGTACTTGTATGAAGTATTCGAATCATACTTAGATTTCTTTCGCAGATAGTAGAAGCATACATCAATATGCTGCAttatgacaaaaaaaatatacttaaaagtaaataatgaaattaaaagtccTAGCAGGTAacactacatatgtatatataagtacatatataacaaataagtacatatgtatATAGAAATATACTTataacaaataagtacatatgtatTTGAGAATATACATATGTAACAATGAATAAAGTTTCATTCCAAATATAAAACCTTTACACTTATTAGCAGAACACTTACCTCATCAGACCATGATTGTCTAGGAGTACCCataaacatatgcataatcattaAACGCATTtacaaataataacataaagcAAAAAAGATATAAAGGTAACTGACCTTGACATCTGCTTCATTAAACATGCTTTTCATAAGAGATTCGTATCGTGGACGGGGAGCTTTTGTTTTCCAATTCAAAAGACGGGGAATTTGATTGTCCACCCTTGAAGCAACATTACGAGGAACAGTGGAGCAACACTCATACAACCAAATTTGAATGGCCAGAGGCATTCCATGTAGCATATACAACTTGCCTTTCGATTTCAACTTTCTATTCAAGCTCTTTGCTAATTCCTCAAACACAACAGACCCCCAAGGATAATCACTGTAGCGACCACTCTCAACTAAATCAAAATGTAGACATGGAATAATGACAGTATCAACAGCAAACAACAAAAATGCATGAATAAAATAGAGATTAGCAAACTTCACGGCATCTTCATCGTTGTCTTTTTCCCATAATTTTTCAGAAAAAGCAGCAAATAATTCTCTTTTTTGAATATACTTGGCACCACCAAAATAGTCTTCAATAAGTCTATTCGGAAGATCCTCATCAAACACAAAATCGTCCTTGTTTGAAACACGATTCAAACCAGTAACCACAACAAACTCTCTAAGACTGAAATGAAGATTTGTGCCCTTCGCATGAATTACTATGACATTTGCAGTGCTTTCCTTAGTCTCAAGTGACATAATACATCTTCCAAACTGCGCTTGAACCACAgaactctttttcttcatgaagACAGCAAATATGCTATTATTACAAAAGATATTATACTGATTCTTCGTTAAAGTTGACTTAATGCAATGTTCAATGTCATTGACAGTATGACATCCTATATGTGGAGCAAATTTTGGCAATACTCTTGCCATGTATATCTAATCACGCAAAATTTATACACcataaaaatacaattatatatcAAAACAGTGATAtacatgtatttatgaaatacaactTAAATTTACATTATTcctaaattaaaatctaaaaaacaaaagtcataTGTACTTTATTTATACATAACTAGGTCGAAAAAACATTCAAAGTACATGACTTTGTctaaatcaaattaataaaaaatacaagttgACATCAACCACATACAttaacaataaacaaaacaaaaaaaatatctatattttacaTGTCAAACGAGTGAGAtttatgtatttacagaatacaacTAATTACAATTAACATATagatatgtattttatgaatacaacaagtatatacaaattacaaatttcacaaaaatagATATAATTAGGGGCtacaatttcatatcttaacaaccttaagaaactaaaatatcacaaatacatataattaggagctacaatttcatatcttaacaacacaacatatactaaaatttcaactaataaagaaacagaaaaaataaataaatacataataaattgtATATAGAAAATACATCTATGAACATGTtttcaagaaaatacaaaataaacataactcctccactttctcttcttcagattcaaaatcatatgaaacaGGACTTGAAATCTTACtacattcacctttttcatcttgaTTTGTCTTTTTCactgatttttgaatttttgagggTTTTGGGGATGAAGGTTTTTTCAAACCTTTTCGTTTCATTTTTTCCACAATATTTTTCGGGTTGTTACAGTGCTTCAAACTCCATCCTTCACTGCTAACACCTTCCTTAGCCTGAAACTTCATCTTGagttaacccaagactaaaagatggaaGTTCATCGGAAACTAAATCCATCGATTTATTAGCACTAACTGAAAAACTACCCTTTGCATGTTGTGCCATTATATAGAAAAATCAAAGATTTcaacacaaattcaaaaaaaaataaaaaataaaccctaaaagacgaagaaaaagaagaatgaaaaattgaaaaaaaaaatgctaataaaacaaataaaagagaTTATATGGAAAATATAACATGCATTAATTGAAACATAATCTTACCTTAAAAATTGAATGCAAAGTTTATCAAgttttagagagaaaaaaatggaattttaaaaaaaaaaaaaaagagttggagGGAACTGAAATTGAAATATGGCGTGAAAAGGGGAGAAGGTAAAAAAGTTGAGTTAATGTCACGCGTTTTTTTCAATGTAAGGTAAAATATTGCTAGTTTTGttattaattgtaattttttaaaattattgctataaattataattaatatcttAAGGttgctagtttatgtaatttttccttaaaataaccCAACAAATTAACTATGATGTCATTAAAATAACCCAACAAATTAACTTGTCCAGAGAGATTCTAGcataattaaaagtaaaaaaaaaaataaaattagaaaaatcaatttattactatttctttttccacttttttcaaaaattctacccATTCTTGTTTAGTTGTTTATTTGCAAATTGCTGAGAATTATAGTCCCAATGGCAGTGCGAGCAATATTTCTTCTTCAGTTCTTCTTATCCACTATTTTTTCtgggtaatttttattttttccttcataCTATACGTTCCATAAATTTGCATGCACGTAATTTAGAACTAcatgttttgaatttattaagCTTGTTAATTAATAAccatttgattatttttaattcCCCGtagatttaaattttaatctCCATTTGATTTTTTGGCTTTGGATTGGAGAAAATGTCCAAAACTTTTGGATCTTGAATCTTCGATTCCCATGTTTGGATCTTTTGTAACTTGCAAGGGTGGCCGAGTTGGTTGAGCATTTAATATCCTAAATGAGGGGTCTCACGTTCGAAACCCCTGCATGCAGGTCAAACTCATTATTGAACAGATTTGCCTAATGGGGTTAATTTCTCTATGTGCTTTGCGgactattttgaaattttttttaacaagATTATTACATCTTTCTCCATATTCGTTGTTGCTTTTGGTTATAACAATAAATTTTTTGCAGGAAAGTTGATGGTTACACTGTTACTGGACGAGTAAGAATTCCTGGTACATATAGACTTCAAGAATTCTTTTCACCTTCCTCTTCCAAGTTATGTTTTCAGAATATGTAGAACTGTAGTCAGGATATATAAGATTGATATTGGATAACAtatcatttattttaattattttgccTAGCTTCACTAATATGGTAGCTGAATATTCTAAATTTGGGAAAAATAGGTCAAAAGTAAATTATTTGGCATGAAAAAGTTGTATATCTAGtcaaattttccaactttttgttAAGGTGAAGTTTCCAGCTTCTTGTTGAGGTGGAGTTTTTTCTACCTATATGTTCTATTAATTTCAGATTATAGTGCTAAAATTCTCCTTTTATTATAGAGATTCACTATACTTGATGTTTTGAAGCTTGTTTCTTGATGATTTACCAGGTTATAGAAAacaaactgttttttttttttgtagttgaaAATATGTTCTACTTTTTAGAGAACTTCTATCATCTATATGTCCGAAATTCGTACTCGGGGAATccttgatttgattttggttagtttatttttaattaaatcatCATGCATGGTTCTAGTACTAAGGATGAAATGAGCTTAAATGAACAAGTGAGGATTCATGTAGCTAGCTGCAACTTATTTGGTACTGAGGCGTAGTTGTTGTTGATTGTTTGTTTTCGATAGGCTTTAGTTTGAAAGGATCTGGTTACTCAGCTAAAGCTTCAAATGTTAAAGTCATACTCAATGGTGGCCAAATAGTTACATTCCTGAGACCCAATGGATATTTTTCATTGTATCCTTCCTACGCCGACGACTCAATGTCTTAAGTAGGTTCTTCAGTTTTGATTATCTTAGGTAATGTATCTTGATTAAACTCTATATATACTGTTATCAGTTTTGTGCTTCCTCAACTGCATATTTACTGCTGCTCCACACtcttaagaaaaagaaaagcccTTCATATAATGTGTTCTCATTGTTTTGGTGTATTGTTTTCTTGTATGATACAacaacaaaaccaaaacaaataacTAACTCCGTCCCAAACAAGAAGAACTATGGGAGAAAGCGTGGAAGAGAGTTTTGCACCAGGGAATCACATATCATATCCAGACGCGAAGCAAAGTCTGCAGACACATAGGAGTAAGTAGAGCAGACACATAGGAGGAACTAGAGCTTGGATCAAATAAAGCTGAAGCCAGCCAATGACTAACCGAACTTAACGGAAACTTGAAATAATGAATCAGTATGGATACCAAAAATAATACGTGAGGTCAAATAACTTTTGTGATTCAAGCCATGAATAGGATTTTTGCTAATTATCCGTACGCCTTACACTGTGAGGTATATTTGATCTTTTGCCTGCTCTGTCGCTTTTATTGACCTTCTGGCAATAATCATGTTTCTATTTTTAATGATCAATTAGTCTTTTGATTTATTTCGCTTGACATTTTCTAAATCTTTAAGCATGTGGGATAACATATAAACTAGAATGATACTCCTCTTTGCAAAGGCTCTACATGCAATTCCTTAACCTTAGCAATAGCCATAATGTGTCGGCAGGGACACATCTTATTGAGGTGACTGCAATTGGCTACTTCTTTTCTCCGGTGAGCTTCTCTACTACTATATGTTTAATTCCTCACCAATTTTGTTTGAAAAAGATTTATATGTTTAATGCATCTTTCATGATGTCAGGTTCGAGTTGATGTCAGTGCCAGGAACCCAGGTATGGTTCAAGCAGCTTTAACCGAGAACAGGAGGAGTCTGATTGAACTGGTTTTGGAGCCGTTGAGCGAGGAGCAGTATTACGAGGTCAGACTTTGATGTCCTGGCTTTCCgtttcaattttttccttctctctctaattttcttCATCCAAAACTAATGTGTTTATTTCTCTTGCAGTTAAAGGAACCCGTCACCATTATGTCTCTAGTGAAAAGTCCGATTGGCATGATGTTCGGGTTTATGCTGTTTGTAATGTTTGTGAtgccaaaattagcagaaaatgtTGGTGAGTATTGTGCTCTCTTTTAACCAAAATGAAGTTGCTTTCACCTGCAAAAAGGCAGTAAATCCATAATGCAGTACCAATTTTCCATCTGTAATGCTTGAGTTTTGTGCTTTGGGATGACTGCACTGTATATGTGGTTCACTAGAGATTATCATCTGATGTGTCTCCATTTCACATTCATCTCTGATTTTCTACATATAATTGGATCGCGAATAAATGAATATCGGGCACTAATTTATGTAGTTATCGGGCACTAAATATGTGGTTCACTAAGGTGGCAATTGCCAAAGTTCTCAAAGTAAGAAGCATCAGCTGCTAATCCTTATATCTGAGTTAGCCTGAACTTCACTGTCTCTTGGCTCTTACT
The Capsicum annuum cultivar UCD-10X-F1 chromosome 6, UCD10Xv1.1, whole genome shotgun sequence DNA segment above includes these coding regions:
- the LOC107874842 gene encoding ER membrane protein complex subunit 7 homolog, yielding MAVRAIFLLQFFLSTIFSGKVDGYTVTGRVRIPGFSLKGSGYSAKASNVKVILNGGQIVTFLRPNGYFSFHNVSAGTHLIEVTAIGYFFSPVRVDVSARNPGMVQAALTENRRSLIELVLEPLSEEQYYELKEPVTIMSLVKSPIGMMFGFMLFVMFVMPKLAENVDPEEIKRTQEEIMRGQGSLSSLLPGAQSSN
- the LOC124899572 gene encoding uncharacterized protein LOC124899572; amino-acid sequence: MAKSYLKSEFHMLMEKVEAVDARVKNYLELAGYDKWARSYGSFHRGWTLTSNIAESINVALVSTRELPIYNFLEEVRLMFGRWNCENRQQALYTFTDLIGKFQEILQQNEAECTRMKVIPASEYIYTVHDKEKHFIVCLNEKKCSCNAFQLDEISCVHACTVLDSKNFKKGPYCSDLYKPKNVLRTYDLSIYPLPHKDDWVIPKKIMDEIVLPPKYKRPPGRPPKKDRGKSRRDMFGKKSKNCRSSCGLKGHNRRSCRKYNK